A genome region from Chryseobacterium sp. G0186 includes the following:
- a CDS encoding DUF922 domain-containing protein, translating into MKLTLVCFLLTANIMSAQKIFWKEDQKLVWENFKSSVNRKNNPDVAAYTNCGWEYSVVKSTNPKSPVTIEIKTIFNEDKSWKDVKKINDYILLHEQKHFDIAELFVRKFRKAIAEKVRTSGDYNKLFKAIYSEISNQYKNYQISYDRDTRHGMNKEKQAEYNTAISEELENLKSYQAP; encoded by the coding sequence ATGAAGTTGACATTAGTGTGTTTTTTACTGACGGCCAATATCATGTCTGCGCAGAAGATTTTTTGGAAAGAAGACCAGAAATTGGTTTGGGAAAATTTTAAAAGCTCTGTCAATAGAAAGAATAATCCGGATGTGGCAGCATATACCAATTGTGGCTGGGAATATTCTGTTGTAAAATCTACCAATCCGAAATCGCCTGTTACCATTGAAATCAAAACGATATTCAACGAAGATAAGTCCTGGAAAGATGTAAAAAAAATCAATGACTATATCTTACTGCATGAGCAAAAACATTTTGATATTGCTGAACTATTTGTAAGGAAATTCAGAAAAGCTATTGCTGAAAAAGTCAGAACTTCCGGTGATTACAATAAATTATTTAAAGCAATCTATAGCGAAATATCCAACCAATATAAAAATTATCAGATCTCCTATGACAGAGATACCCGTCATGGGATGAATAAAGAAAAGCAGGCAGAATATAACACTGCTATTTCTGAAGAACTAGAAAACCTTAAAAGCTACCAGGCCCCTTGA
- a CDS encoding PD-(D/E)XK nuclease family protein, with protein sequence MKFLNKIIHELLSQNPDLSAFNIILPGKRPIVFIRQILEENNYSGFLPNFFTVEELINTIADKQVIQGIPLWLFSFDVYRSLNLIPYDDFAEFLKWFPTLQKDWDDILKFSDNDQAVLQYMFDEERIKEWAQDLGEDDDVPRKKFLNFWQNMNVFLPALKERLREKNWATSGMIHEAAKASITDFAKNTSEQFVFCGFNAFTPVEEKLVRSLLQWNKAQCFFQADRYYFDDERQEAGKFLRNHKTWKEFDDNRAFQWIEDDFSQPKKIKVYEVSGNVTQTKVLPEIFKEINNKTYSNTAVVLLDENLLPASLDVMHGVENLNITMGFPLKNLSFSNAVKRLFYLQKQLEKNKSSYYYRDLFPILEELPKSAEDEQIINDFKAKIEERNIVYISRKLLHELLGGLSYFGLLQKAVSTNIYLDVLIDFCQQVKWLEIDDIQYENVSHFENAFRIIKNQLTPYNIEIKMETLEILINQHINSESIDFQGEPLRGLQIMGLLETRLLNFENVVLLSVNEGKLPLGNSQNTYIPFDIRRFFDLHTFLENDSIYAYHFYRLIQDAKNVHLLYNALSSGVNTGEKSRFITQIEMESSHEIEHLIIENSSEPIATKPIEISKTQIVQERLQKWKEKVSASHLTSYLYNPIDFYLSKILNTSETDEIEEELSIKNYGNLVHYSLQEVYENLKGKVLKESDLKDSVKAIDHYINIAIEKLKHQPEFYEKGMNYIHKAIAKKVIENILNHDLELIRQGNKLEIIDIERKFENVEFYLEGNDKISFLGFIDRIDKLNGTLRIIDYKTAKIKNLTIKIDENNVADYFHNSDRKQALQLCIYHYVVQHLPEFWGFPIETGIWSFAEAKKGMVPLQFDKGDIDDAMKSVKSLILEILNPDINFVETVKSY encoded by the coding sequence TTGAAATTCCTCAATAAGATCATTCACGAACTATTGTCACAAAACCCGGATCTTTCCGCGTTTAATATTATCCTGCCGGGAAAACGTCCTATTGTATTCATAAGACAGATTCTGGAGGAAAATAATTATTCAGGGTTTCTTCCCAACTTTTTTACAGTAGAGGAGCTGATCAATACCATTGCAGACAAACAGGTGATTCAGGGTATTCCGCTCTGGCTTTTTTCGTTTGATGTCTACCGAAGCCTGAATTTGATTCCCTATGATGATTTTGCTGAATTTCTAAAGTGGTTTCCAACATTACAGAAAGACTGGGATGATATTCTGAAATTCTCAGATAATGACCAGGCCGTTTTACAGTACATGTTTGATGAGGAAAGGATCAAGGAATGGGCACAGGATCTGGGAGAAGATGATGATGTTCCGAGAAAGAAGTTTCTTAATTTCTGGCAGAATATGAATGTTTTTCTTCCTGCATTAAAAGAAAGGTTGAGGGAAAAGAACTGGGCAACCTCAGGAATGATCCACGAGGCAGCTAAAGCGAGTATTACTGATTTTGCAAAGAATACCTCAGAGCAGTTTGTATTTTGCGGATTTAACGCCTTTACTCCCGTTGAGGAAAAGCTGGTAAGAAGCCTTTTGCAATGGAATAAAGCACAATGTTTTTTTCAGGCAGATCGCTATTACTTTGATGATGAAAGACAGGAGGCCGGGAAATTCCTCAGAAATCATAAAACATGGAAAGAATTTGATGACAACAGAGCCTTTCAATGGATTGAAGATGATTTTAGCCAGCCCAAAAAAATCAAGGTATATGAAGTTTCCGGAAATGTGACCCAAACTAAGGTGCTGCCGGAGATTTTTAAAGAAATCAACAATAAAACCTATTCCAATACGGCTGTAGTGCTGTTGGATGAAAATCTTCTTCCTGCAAGTCTGGATGTGATGCATGGCGTTGAGAATTTGAATATTACGATGGGGTTCCCGTTGAAGAATCTTTCTTTTTCCAATGCAGTGAAACGCCTTTTTTATCTGCAAAAACAGCTTGAAAAAAATAAATCATCATATTATTACAGAGATCTATTTCCAATTCTGGAAGAATTGCCTAAATCTGCTGAAGATGAGCAGATTATTAATGATTTTAAAGCCAAAATAGAGGAGAGAAACATCGTCTATATTTCCAGAAAGCTTTTGCATGAGCTTTTGGGTGGGTTATCTTATTTCGGCCTTCTTCAAAAGGCGGTAAGCACCAATATATATCTGGATGTTCTTATAGACTTTTGCCAGCAGGTAAAATGGCTGGAAATTGATGACATTCAGTATGAAAATGTTTCCCATTTTGAGAATGCGTTCAGGATCATTAAGAATCAGCTGACGCCGTATAATATCGAAATCAAAATGGAAACCCTTGAAATTCTGATCAATCAGCATATTAACTCTGAAAGTATAGATTTTCAGGGAGAACCACTGAGAGGACTTCAGATCATGGGGCTATTGGAGACGCGTCTTCTGAACTTTGAGAATGTAGTTTTGCTTTCTGTGAATGAGGGGAAACTGCCACTGGGGAACTCTCAGAATACCTATATTCCTTTTGATATCAGAAGATTTTTTGATCTTCATACTTTCCTTGAAAATGACAGTATTTATGCTTATCACTTTTACAGGTTGATTCAGGATGCGAAAAACGTTCACCTGTTGTATAATGCCTTAAGCTCGGGAGTGAATACCGGTGAAAAGAGTAGGTTTATCACCCAGATTGAGATGGAGAGTTCTCATGAGATCGAACATTTGATCATTGAAAATTCTTCTGAACCCATTGCGACCAAACCTATAGAAATTTCCAAGACACAAATTGTACAGGAGCGTCTTCAAAAATGGAAAGAAAAAGTTTCCGCTTCACACCTTACAAGCTACCTTTATAATCCGATTGATTTTTACTTATCCAAGATTTTGAATACTTCAGAAACGGATGAAATTGAGGAAGAACTGTCTATAAAAAACTACGGAAACCTGGTGCATTATTCACTTCAAGAAGTATATGAGAACCTTAAGGGTAAAGTGTTAAAAGAAAGTGATTTAAAAGATTCAGTTAAAGCGATAGATCACTATATAAATATTGCCATTGAAAAACTGAAGCATCAGCCTGAATTCTATGAGAAAGGGATGAATTACATTCATAAGGCGATTGCTAAAAAGGTGATTGAAAACATTCTTAATCATGATCTTGAACTGATCCGGCAAGGCAATAAACTGGAGATTATTGATATTGAAAGGAAGTTTGAAAATGTAGAGTTTTATCTTGAAGGCAATGATAAGATTTCATTCCTCGGATTCATTGACAGGATCGATAAACTGAACGGAACATTAAGGATTATTGATTATAAAACAGCCAAGATTAAAAATCTTACTATAAAGATTGATGAGAATAATGTTGCAGATTATTTCCACAATAGCGACAGAAAACAGGCTCTTCAGCTTTGTATTTATCATTATGTGGTACAACATCTTCCTGAGTTTTGGGGGTTCCCGATAGAAACAGGGATCTGGAGCTTTGCTGAGGCTAAAAAAGGAATGGTTCCTCTGCAGTTTGATAAAGGAGATATTGATGATGCCATGAAATCTGTGAAAAGCCTTATTCTCGAAATTCTGAACCCGGATATCAACTTCGTGGAAACGGTAAAATCCTATTAG
- a CDS encoding patatin-like phospholipase family protein, whose translation MKKLLIFLTIVFSFSLQSQQINDSLNVRLQNITKDTKFGLALSGGGAKGFAHIGILKMIDSLGIKVDYITGTSMGGILGGLYGMGYNADQLKKTIYKVDWNRILSNKIPYNKVNISEKDEYDKYILEFPVVKGIPTLPSSYIEGQYMGEVLNTLTFNAKHINDFSQLRIPVELTSSDIENGGLIMQKKGSLPLAIRSTLAIPAAFAPVYIDGKLLVDGGLDRNYPANEVRQMGADFVIGGYTGFRLFTKKEIENPMKMIYQTHAIRSVEDFKHQKALSNILVDFVDPLGDITTKDFARYRKIIKIGEMEAKRHLPEFVALAEAQRKLGIKYEHEMIEEVKLPTTKFTFNEENGTPLTDPVEVDVIKRELRLSEGKYYDVKTVNEAIDRVFGMRQYEKVYYTYTRDGEGLIMNIFVKKVKKGAFKLALHYDTEQSVGIIVNYTYRNILANRSRFLATIDISERFKARVAYQRFLGSGDHWWLDLEAKIVHLKSNDLTFRVFSLDEDYNTRFPNHMYRNITGKIALNYNITPNAFISLGTEFSTERMYSLLDKVDQAKFDNYSKKLYNHSNFNTFLKFEQNNLNKKYYFTKGNHLQVSTRFYYGNQYQLYDLETVQPLLYPLLNPKDSYYYEPQNLVSFTLNENFAHPITRRLAVKANLFLGTSFGAQREDQVPYLFLNQKYNLGGSEYNYDLLNPEFNGLRQKELPMTSVAKVGLSLQYRMMKKLYLSPSFTYGKVSDEFSPFNNSYEMFGYGVNLGYESLLGPINLNISRNNQLDFSRIYFSIGFKF comes from the coding sequence ATGAAAAAACTCCTGATATTTTTAACAATCGTTTTTTCTTTCTCTCTTCAATCTCAGCAAATAAACGATTCCCTGAATGTCAGACTACAAAATATCACCAAGGATACCAAGTTTGGATTGGCGCTTAGTGGAGGTGGAGCAAAAGGATTTGCACATATCGGGATTTTGAAGATGATTGATTCCCTGGGAATTAAGGTGGATTATATAACAGGAACAAGTATGGGCGGGATTCTTGGCGGTTTATATGGAATGGGTTATAATGCTGATCAGCTCAAGAAAACCATTTATAAGGTAGACTGGAACAGAATTCTAAGCAATAAAATCCCCTACAATAAGGTGAATATCAGCGAAAAGGATGAATATGATAAATACATCCTTGAGTTTCCTGTAGTGAAGGGAATTCCGACACTTCCCAGCTCCTATATTGAAGGGCAATATATGGGAGAAGTTCTGAATACCCTGACATTTAATGCAAAGCATATCAATGATTTCAGTCAGCTACGTATTCCCGTAGAGCTTACTTCCTCGGATATTGAAAACGGAGGCCTGATCATGCAGAAAAAAGGATCATTACCGCTGGCTATCCGGTCCACATTGGCGATACCGGCAGCGTTTGCTCCGGTTTATATTGATGGTAAACTATTGGTAGACGGTGGGTTAGATCGTAATTATCCCGCTAATGAGGTGCGTCAGATGGGTGCTGATTTTGTGATCGGAGGATATACGGGCTTCAGGCTCTTCACAAAAAAAGAAATTGAAAACCCGATGAAGATGATCTACCAGACGCATGCCATTCGTTCTGTAGAGGATTTTAAGCATCAGAAAGCACTTTCCAATATTCTGGTAGATTTTGTAGATCCATTGGGAGACATTACCACAAAGGACTTTGCCAGATACAGAAAGATCATTAAAATTGGTGAAATGGAAGCCAAAAGGCATCTTCCTGAATTTGTAGCATTGGCAGAGGCTCAGCGAAAGCTTGGCATCAAGTATGAGCATGAAATGATTGAGGAGGTAAAGCTGCCTACGACAAAATTTACCTTTAATGAGGAAAACGGAACTCCGCTTACCGATCCTGTTGAAGTAGATGTTATCAAGAGGGAACTGAGGCTTTCCGAGGGGAAGTATTATGATGTGAAAACAGTTAATGAAGCCATAGACAGGGTTTTTGGGATGCGTCAGTATGAAAAGGTGTATTATACCTATACCCGTGATGGAGAAGGGCTTATTATGAATATTTTTGTTAAAAAGGTAAAGAAAGGAGCGTTCAAACTGGCCCTTCATTATGATACTGAGCAGTCGGTGGGGATTATCGTTAATTATACCTACAGAAATATCCTTGCGAACAGATCCAGATTTCTGGCCACTATTGATATATCAGAACGTTTTAAGGCTCGAGTGGCCTATCAGCGTTTTCTGGGTAGTGGAGACCATTGGTGGTTGGATCTTGAAGCGAAGATTGTTCATCTTAAAAGTAATGACCTGACATTCCGGGTTTTTAGCCTTGATGAAGATTATAATACTCGTTTTCCCAATCATATGTATCGAAACATCACCGGAAAAATTGCCCTGAATTATAATATCACTCCTAATGCTTTTATTTCCCTTGGAACAGAATTTAGTACAGAAAGGATGTACAGTTTACTGGATAAAGTAGATCAGGCAAAATTCGATAATTACAGCAAAAAGCTTTACAACCACAGCAATTTTAATACATTTTTGAAATTTGAACAGAATAACCTGAACAAAAAATATTACTTTACAAAAGGAAATCATCTTCAGGTCAGTACAAGGTTTTACTATGGAAATCAATATCAATTGTATGATCTTGAAACGGTACAACCCTTATTATATCCACTTTTGAATCCTAAGGATTCTTACTATTACGAACCCCAAAATCTGGTCTCATTTACGCTGAATGAAAACTTTGCCCATCCTATCACAAGGAGGCTTGCCGTTAAGGCTAATCTGTTTTTAGGAACAAGCTTCGGAGCACAAAGAGAAGATCAGGTACCTTATCTTTTTCTAAACCAAAAATATAATCTGGGAGGTAGTGAATATAATTATGACCTTTTAAACCCTGAATTTAATGGTCTCCGTCAAAAAGAATTGCCAATGACCTCTGTAGCAAAGGTAGGTTTATCTCTTCAGTACAGAATGATGAAGAAATTGTATCTGAGCCCATCTTTTACCTATGGAAAGGTGAGTGATGAGTTTTCTCCTTTCAATAATAGCTACGAGATGTTTGGTTATGGAGTGAATCTGGGATATGAATCTCTTTTAGGACCTATCAATCTTAATATTTCCAGAAATAATCAGCTTGATTTTTCAAGGATCTATTTCAGTATAGGGTTTAAGTTTTAA
- a CDS encoding cytochrome-c peroxidase — protein MKFSTLKLILLIGLISFFCMQHTIRKYSVDYGEVVAQYKKPLQYWPSPSVDPEVQWKEFAAIEWDSNYYDTQELPEVMLGKKLFFDPKLSSSSQISCSSCHNPELGWSDGQEVALGNDHLQGKRNTQSLFNIAERTSFFWDGRAKTLEEQLVGPISAHNEMNMKPEKLAGKLSKVKEYKTLFKEVYKSDEITFDKIAKALATFQKTLRSQPSKLDKFIKGDHKAMSDKEIYGMHLFRTKARCMNCHYGKYMTDESFHNIGLTYYKREYEDLGLFTITKNPNDVGKFKTPSLRDLEYTAPWMHNGLMDDLHGVVSLYNSGMQMINPTAEEKKADPNFPVTDHLMKPLNLNEQELDAVVSFLKCVSGSYYKMPRPEIPRQ, from the coding sequence ATGAAATTTTCAACGCTCAAACTCATACTGCTAATCGGATTAATCTCCTTTTTCTGTATGCAGCATACCATTCGAAAATATAGTGTAGACTATGGAGAGGTTGTGGCACAATACAAAAAACCATTACAATACTGGCCCTCGCCCTCAGTGGACCCGGAGGTACAATGGAAAGAATTCGCAGCCATTGAATGGGATTCCAATTATTATGACACTCAGGAACTTCCTGAAGTCATGTTGGGGAAAAAGCTATTTTTTGATCCTAAACTATCATCGTCCAGCCAGATTTCATGCAGCAGCTGTCACAATCCTGAACTGGGATGGAGCGACGGCCAGGAAGTGGCTCTGGGCAATGATCACCTGCAGGGAAAAAGAAATACACAGTCACTCTTTAATATTGCAGAAAGAACTTCATTTTTCTGGGACGGAAGAGCAAAGACACTGGAAGAACAACTTGTAGGACCTATTTCAGCGCATAATGAAATGAATATGAAGCCTGAAAAGCTAGCGGGCAAGCTTTCCAAGGTTAAAGAGTATAAAACGCTTTTTAAGGAGGTCTACAAAAGTGATGAAATTACATTTGACAAAATAGCCAAAGCACTGGCTACTTTTCAAAAGACGCTCAGAAGTCAGCCAAGCAAACTGGATAAATTCATCAAAGGTGATCACAAAGCGATGAGCGATAAAGAAATCTATGGGATGCACCTGTTCCGTACCAAGGCAAGATGCATGAACTGTCACTACGGGAAATACATGACAGATGAGTCTTTTCATAATATCGGTCTTACGTATTACAAACGCGAGTATGAAGACCTTGGCCTGTTTACAATTACAAAGAATCCCAATGATGTGGGAAAATTCAAAACTCCCTCATTAAGGGATCTGGAATATACTGCCCCGTGGATGCACAATGGCCTGATGGACGATCTGCATGGTGTTGTAAGTCTGTACAACAGCGGAATGCAGATGATCAATCCTACAGCTGAAGAGAAAAAAGCAGATCCTAATTTCCCTGTAACCGATCATTTGATGAAACCTCTAAACCTCAATGAACAGGAACTGGATGCTGTTGTTTCATTTTTAAAATGTGTTTCAGGAAGTTATTACAAAATGCCAAGACCTGAAATTCCAAGGCAATAG
- a CDS encoding DUF6850 family outer membrane beta-barrel protein encodes MKYFLSIPALLLSMLSTKISAQINDTIADKIHEEYSSERLFKSRINVNPASNIDARKHSITMFNLFTEISNTPLEIQQKGKGKNLWGAEARTLQKLDNQTVVWGNASYSQGKSKQVVWNENADYDLIYPYVAADSVGGDMKFENYSFSGGYSKQINTFTIGITGRYRASLSYRDVDPRPKNTTANFSLALGVNKMMFRKFKVGVYLDAEKYTQKHYLSFVSNQGFPTIYNMGGLGNYNELLSGKLRQAYYEGWSYSGGLQIFEPSNRNWYINIGLRKFTLDKLLTEYTDLNASKINEQQFSFSLGKFFETGKLLWGISMDGTSTERKGTENLFLNDNSRNYLKIGSVEKYSHKMNNVLLKGLLKFGNGNVKSSILPYVGWMQSKEKYTSPLSTIDLSSLIYGSDYQWVKTFKNNQTLSVLLGLSVTDVYNKNGVFNNSGKPSINQMLQENYAYQSSGFWQSKLDINFHFSVPVIKNAYVGTKIIYSNFNNGNNVLFAATIGSIF; translated from the coding sequence ATGAAGTATTTTCTTTCCATACCAGCTCTGTTACTATCTATGCTCAGCACAAAAATAAGTGCTCAGATCAATGATACCATTGCAGATAAAATTCATGAAGAATACAGTTCTGAAAGGCTGTTTAAAAGCAGAATCAACGTGAATCCTGCCAGCAATATAGATGCAAGAAAACACAGTATTACCATGTTCAATCTGTTTACAGAGATCAGTAATACTCCTTTAGAAATACAACAAAAAGGCAAAGGAAAAAACCTTTGGGGAGCGGAAGCACGTACTCTGCAGAAATTGGATAACCAGACCGTGGTCTGGGGAAATGCATCGTATTCCCAGGGAAAAAGCAAACAGGTGGTATGGAACGAAAATGCTGATTATGACCTCATTTATCCTTATGTAGCTGCCGACAGTGTAGGCGGCGATATGAAGTTTGAAAATTACAGCTTTTCAGGAGGGTATTCAAAGCAGATCAACACCTTTACCATAGGAATTACGGGACGTTACAGAGCTAGTTTAAGTTACCGTGATGTAGATCCCAGACCTAAGAATACAACAGCCAACTTTTCATTAGCACTGGGAGTCAATAAGATGATGTTCCGGAAGTTTAAAGTTGGAGTTTATTTGGATGCCGAAAAATATACACAGAAACATTATCTGAGCTTTGTGAGCAATCAGGGATTCCCTACAATTTATAACATGGGCGGACTGGGAAATTACAATGAACTGCTTTCAGGAAAACTTCGTCAGGCCTACTATGAGGGATGGTCTTATAGCGGTGGGCTTCAGATATTTGAACCCAGCAACAGAAACTGGTATATTAATATTGGACTGAGAAAGTTCACTCTGGATAAGCTTCTTACAGAATATACAGATCTTAATGCTTCAAAAATAAATGAACAGCAATTCAGTTTTTCATTGGGAAAGTTCTTTGAAACAGGTAAACTTCTTTGGGGTATTTCCATGGATGGAACCAGTACGGAAAGAAAGGGAACTGAAAACCTCTTTCTGAATGACAACTCCAGAAATTACCTCAAGATAGGCAGTGTAGAAAAATACAGCCACAAAATGAACAATGTACTTCTTAAAGGACTATTAAAGTTTGGAAACGGGAATGTAAAATCCTCCATATTGCCCTATGTTGGCTGGATGCAAAGTAAAGAGAAATACACCAGTCCCCTATCAACAATTGATTTAAGTAGTCTAATATATGGATCGGATTATCAATGGGTAAAAACATTTAAAAACAATCAGACTCTTTCTGTATTACTGGGACTTTCTGTGACGGATGTCTATAACAAAAATGGAGTATTCAATAATTCCGGAAAACCATCCATTAATCAAATGCTGCAAGAAAACTATGCGTATCAGTCATCCGGTTTCTGGCAATCAAAACTGGATATTAATTTCCATTTCAGTGTTCCGGTAATAAAAAATGCATACGTGGGAACCAAGATCATTTACAGCAACTTCAATAATGGCAACAATGTATTATTTGCGGCTACTATAGGAAGTATTTTTTAA
- a CDS encoding DUF4876 domain-containing protein — protein MLKHLFRTLLLVFAVISFTACSSDSDSPEAQTSLKLNLKLVPESIQVKEYKHLTISFKELNTGFTTTQELKNTNTLQVTLPSGTYNIIAEGSIVYNDNSGSTEAKVGGVQTGMVINGSELSKTMEIAMKAGSSDLILEEIFFTGSKTPQGAMYFGDQYFKITNNTDQTLYADGMLLIQSSFMTNEKQDYSPNIMGTTLSAGAIIRIPGTGNTYPVLPGESIIIAEDAINHKEFNPSSINLSQANFQIFKEDSDDIDNPAVPKMVNVFEKMVIHNQGYYAYALARMPKGMSNEALVAQNSYTYTYNLTFGGDVYPMDEIAVKIPNEWITDVVNLSVQDSFQWLVTSPALDMGWTSVSTFDGDKNRFGKAVRRKVMGKTLDGKNILKDTNNSTTDFEHGVKPSLFN, from the coding sequence ATGTTAAAACATTTATTTAGAACACTCTTATTAGTGTTTGCTGTGATCAGCTTTACAGCATGTTCTTCCGATTCTGATTCTCCAGAGGCACAAACCTCTTTAAAACTGAACCTAAAACTGGTTCCGGAAAGCATTCAGGTTAAGGAATATAAACACCTTACGATCAGCTTCAAGGAACTTAATACAGGGTTTACGACTACTCAGGAATTAAAAAATACCAATACCCTACAGGTTACCCTTCCTTCCGGAACCTACAACATCATAGCAGAAGGAAGTATTGTTTATAATGACAATTCAGGGTCTACAGAAGCCAAAGTGGGCGGTGTACAAACAGGAATGGTAATCAATGGAAGTGAACTGAGCAAAACCATGGAAATTGCCATGAAAGCCGGAAGCAGTGACCTTATCCTGGAAGAGATATTTTTTACGGGATCAAAAACACCACAGGGAGCTATGTATTTTGGAGACCAGTATTTTAAAATCACCAATAATACAGATCAGACTCTATATGCTGATGGGATGCTATTGATACAGTCCAGCTTTATGACCAATGAAAAGCAGGATTACAGCCCGAATATCATGGGAACTACCCTATCTGCAGGAGCTATTATCAGAATTCCGGGAACAGGAAATACGTATCCTGTATTGCCTGGGGAATCTATCATTATTGCTGAGGATGCCATTAATCATAAGGAATTTAACCCTTCTTCCATTAATCTTTCGCAAGCTAATTTCCAGATCTTCAAGGAAGATTCTGACGATATTGACAATCCTGCCGTACCAAAGATGGTTAACGTGTTTGAAAAAATGGTCATTCATAATCAGGGATACTATGCCTACGCACTGGCCCGTATGCCAAAAGGAATGAGTAATGAAGCTCTGGTAGCCCAAAACTCTTATACCTATACTTACAATCTTACGTTTGGAGGGGATGTTTATCCAATGGATGAGATTGCTGTTAAAATCCCTAATGAATGGATTACGGATGTCGTGAATCTTAGTGTGCAGGATTCTTTCCAGTGGTTGGTAACTTCTCCGGCTCTTGATATGGGATGGACGTCTGTTTCAACATTTGATGGAGATAAAAACCGTTTTGGAAAAGCCGTTCGCAGAAAAGTAATGGGAAAAACACTGGATGGGAAAAACATTTTAAAAGACACCAATAATTCTACCACAGACTTTGAACATGGTGTAAAACCATCATTATTTAATTAA